The Nitrospinota bacterium genome includes the window CGGCAGCAGAGCTTATCGAAACCCCACGCTCTGAAATCCCGGTTTCTTCCCGTACTTTTTTTGCAACGTTGAACGCTTTTTCGAAAAGCTGATTCAGAACCAGGCCTGTAGAGCTTGAGGCGCGTGCTGTGCTGTAGGCATCTTTCACCTGCCCGAGTATTTGAGCCTCACCAAGAATCATTGAATCCAGGCTGGCTGAAACCCGGAAAAGGTGTTCAACGGCTTGATTGTCTGTATAGCTGTAGAAATACTCATCCAGACTACCCCGTGATATACCGTGGTAGTCACAAATAAAATCTTTAAGGAGTTGAATACCCTGATCGGTATTATCAACACGGGCGTATATTTCAACCCGGTTACATGTGGAAAGAATAATATTCTCGGCAATTTCCGGGCGATTGACCAATTGTTCCAGGGATGCTTCCAGCTTGACCTGATTAAAGGCAAGCTTCTCCCTGATTTCTACAGGGGTTGTCTTATGGTTAACCCCTACCAGAACAAGATTTGGCTCGGTTGATATCATAAAATATGCAGAAAATAGGTTCCTATTACTGTTACAAACCCAAGAATGGCTCCCTGAGCCGCTTTTTTACCTCGTAGCCCGACCATCATCCTGCCAAAAAAAACAAGACTATATATCAACCAGGCTACTACCAAGGGCAAGGTCCGGGTAAGGTCCCATGAGAAAAACGGCAAATTCATTTGCGTATTCCAAATGGATCCTGTCATAAATCCAAGGGTAAACAATGGGAACCCGACCATAATCACCTTAAAATTCAAATCATCGAGAACTTCAAGGGATGGCATCCTGAAATACATGATTCCAAGTTTTTTTGATTTGACCTGATGTTCCTGAATTAAATACATGATTCCGGCGGCGAATGCGATTGAAAAGGCCGCATATCCCATGATTGACAAGGTTCTATGCATGGTCAGCCAAAACCGCACCTCAGATTCCGGGACCATGGCAGCGTCTTTAGAAAGAAAAGCTGAAAATAAAAGAACAATGAAAACCAGAGGGATTACAAAAGCCCCCAGATCTTTAATTTTATATTTCCATTCGGTCAAAAAATAGACCACTACCATCAGCCAGGCCAGAAACAACGCAACTTCGAAAGAAGTTGTATAAGGCCCGTGACCCGTCTGGCTCGAACGTATTCCTATAGTGACTGTTTGACAAAGCAAACCAAAACCCACAGTCCAGCCTGCAAATGTCGAAACCAGCGGCCTCCTGTAGGCAAGATAAACAAAATATCCTAACGAGGCCAATAGATAACTCACTAATGATAGATTGAACGAAATTTTATCCATGGCCAGCTACAGGTGCAAAATACGCCTATTTTAAATAATTAGAAATGTATCGTAACATTTTGTTTTAAGGGATTCAACTGCTCGCCGCAGGGGCAACTGGCAATGGTTTCAGGTTCTTATACAGTCTTTTCCTCAAAGAAAACCTTTGGGGCTTTACGGGTGGAGGTAATTCTCCGCTCCCGCAGGGGCAAATGGCTGGCTTTATTTCTTAGGATTGATAGTTGAAAGTGGAAATGTCTTTCCTATTGCAGGTGGTCACCGGGGGATTTATTGCCTTCTTTGCTCTTGAGGACCTCTTTTAGCTCAACCATGAACTCATTGACATCTTTAAAGGAACGGTAGACAGAAGCAAAACGGACATAGGCAACATCGTCGAGTTTATAGATTTCGCTGATGACCTTTTCGCCCACCTCTACAGCAGAGACTTCTTTTTCTCCCATTTCCTGAAGATATTGCTCAACACGGTCAACCATCTCCTCAATATCCTTGATGCTGACAGGTCTTTTTTGACATGCCTTTCTGACGCCCTCAATGATCTTGTCCCGATCAAACTCTTCCCGCCGACCATCTTTTTTAATCAACAAAGGTAAAGAACGTTCCAGTTTTTCATATGTGGTGAAACGATCGGAGCAACTGAGACACTCCCTCCTCCTTCTTATTACTGTCCCTTCTTTATTCAGGCGGGAGTCTATGACTTTATTTTCCATGCCGGAGCAGCCTGGACATTTCATAACTTACTTATTGGTGAGTTCTAAATGAAGTGGAAACTGGTCGCAGAGTTCCCGAACTTTTTTACGGGTTTCGATATGAAAACTATCATCCGCAACTTTTTCGAGGGTTTGGACAATCATCTCTCCTATTTGGCGCATTTCATTCTCTTTCATCCCTCGGGTGGTTAACGCAGGAGTGCCAATCCGAATTCCTGAAGTCACAAAAGGACTTCTGGTCTCAAAGGGAACCGTATTCTTATTCACTGTGATCCCAGCTTGTTCAAGGGCCTCCTCAGCAGCCTTACCCGTTATACCCTGTGGACGTAGATCGACCAGCATGAGGTGAGTATCAGTGCCACCACTGACAATTTTATATCCCTGCTCAATTAAAAACTGCGCCAGGCACTTGGCATTCGCAATGACCTGCTTTTGATAATCCACAAAATCGTTGCTCAACGCTTCTTTGAATGCAACCGCTTTTGCTGCAATGACGTGCATCAGAGGGCCACCCTGAATGCCAGGAAAAATCTTTTTATTGACCTCCTTGGCGTATTTCTCTTTACATAAAATCATTCCACCACGTGGGCCGCGTAAAGTTTTATGAGTGGTGGTTGTGACAAAGTCGGAATGAGGAACCGGGGATGGATACAGACCGGCCGCAACCAACCCTGCCGGATGAGCAATATCGGTCATTATTGTCGCCCCCACCTCATCAGCAATTTCCCGAAACTTAACCGGATCAATCACTCTTGGATAGGCACTTGCCCCAACAATAATCATTTTCGGCTTATTTTCAACAGCCAGTTTTCGGACTTCATCATAGTCAATCTGTTCAGTTTCCTGGTTCACTCCATAAGCCACAACGTTATAGGTGTAGCCTGAAAAGTTTACCGGGCTCCCGTGGGTCAAATGACCTCCATGTGACAAATTCATTCCAAGAATCGTATCACCCGGATTGAGGACAGTATGATATACCGCCATATTAGCCTGAGAACCTGAATGAGGCTGGACATTGGCATGTTCGGCAGAAAATATTTTTTTTGCTCTTTCAATGGCCAGGCTTTCAGCAGTATCCACAAACTCACAACCTCCGTAATAACGCTTGCCCGGATAACCTTCAGCATATTTATTCGTCATGACTGAACCCTGGGCTTCCTGCACTTCAGCACTTACAAAGTTTTCAGAGGCGATCATCTCGAGGGTATTATTTTCTCGATCGGTTTCATCTTTTATGGATTGAGCAATCTCTGGATCAAAATCGGCAAGTGACAATTTAACTATCTCCTTGAATTAAAGATTTTCTTTAGACTTGATATTAGAATCAATTTGAGTAATTTTATCGAGGCGTCTTTGGTGACGGCCCCCTTCAAAATCTGTATTGAGCCAGGTATTGACAATTTCAGCAGCCAGCCCTTTGCCTATAACCCTGCCCCCCATGATAAGAATATTTGAATCATTATGCTCACGACATAACTTCGCAGTGAATAGATCCGAACACAGGGTTCCACGAATTCCAGGGTAACGGTTGACCACAATAGACATACCTATCCCCGTGCCACAAATTACAATTCCCCGCTCCACTTTCTTTTCAGCAACAGCCTCGGCAAGTTTTATACCGTAGTCAGGGTAATCAACAGAGTCCCCACTATGCGGGCCCAGGTCATCCACTTCCCAACCTGTATTTAAGAGGTGAGCTATAATACTTTCTTTTAAATCGAATCCACCATGATCGGAAGCTATAGCAATTTTTTTCATGACATCTTTCAGTTTAGTAATTTATTGGGGCCTCATTTTATTCGAGGAGAACAACCAGTCCTGTGTGATGATATATCGCCCGGGTGGGAGGCTACTTGGATAGTTTAACTCAAACGTGATACTAAATAAAGAAACAGGTTTTGTCAACCTGGCAGTTTTAAATGGCTAATTTGTTGTAATTACAGGCAAAAAATTCTAAAATAAAATTGGCTTTGTTCAACTTAACCAACCCGTTAAATGTGGAAAAACATATTCCTTGAATCCTGCATACTATCGGCACTTATCTTCGGTGGATTTTATATCAACGCCACCCTTTTGCAGGATGAACTTTATTCAGAAGACAAAATAAACACATACAGACACATTAGTGGCTTAGGTATCCCTGCTGATACAGATAAGCACATAAGTGGTAAAAAATCAGATAAACAAGAACCTCCACATATATCTGGCAGACTCACCCGAGAAAACACCCCAAAATAAAAACTCCCATAATTGAACTGGCAAATCTCAAACAAACTCAAGATTTTCTAAAATATGAAAAGGTGAATATACTCACTCCCATTCTAGTTATTTACTTTGCAGTTGTCTTCCCTACAATCCATCTGGTTTTTCCCGGTAACAGGTTTATTTATGAGTACTGGCCAACCCTTTATTTTTCCCTGGCCCTGACAATAATCATCTTATCAAAGCAGGTTTCAGCACAACAGCTTGGCCTCAAAGATGTCCGCAAATCAGTAACGATTGGTTTATTATTAGGAACGCTCCCTGCCATCAGTGTCCCACTTTTAGATAGTTTACTTGTAAGCACAGGATTATCACAATCTGAGTTGTTCACCGGCGCCGATATGAGATCGCCTGATGAAATGGGATTCAACAGGTCTCTAACCAGCAAACTATTCCCCGTTATCATAGTCCCTTTCATTAATCAGCTATTTTTAACAGGGCTGGTTATTAAAAACCTGTTAAAAACACAAAATACAGGACAAGCTATCATCAGTAGCGGGCTTCTATTTTGCCTGTTTCAGTTTGATTTCAGTCTGGGAAACTTATTTCTGGGAATGGTCGCTACGGGACTGCTCAGATTAAGCGGCTCAGTATTAGCTCCAGTTTTGATACATGCCGGATTTGCTATCGCAGAATATTTAATCGTATTTCACTATCCGCGATTGATTTCCGCCCTGGTTTTTATTGTTTAATCAGGAAGCCTTACGAGCTTTTTTGGAAGATTTAGCTGCCATCGCCGCTCTTTTCGCCGCCTCTTTAGCGGCCTTATTGGCTTCCGCCTCCGCCTGCATTTGTTTAAATGCCAATTCACGGTTTTTGGGGTCCTCAAAAAACCGGGAAACAACAACACCAAACTCATATAAACCATAAAGAGGAAATGCCAATAAAACTTGGGTGATAATATCAGGAGGGGTTAACACAGCCGCCAGGGCAAACGTTGAAAGAAACGCCCATTTACGATAGAGCTTCATTTTAATGGTATTGACAACTCCAAACTTGGTCAACAAAACCATTATGAGTGGGGTTTGGAAGGCGAAAGCAAAGGCCAGGATTATCTTAACAACAAAAGAGAAATAATACCCGATGGTGACCTGCATCTTCCACCACTCAGTGCCATAGTTCAGTAAAAACTTAAGCCCTAGTGGAACAACCAGGAAATAGCAGAACAACCCGCCAAAAAGAAAAAATAGCGTTCCAAAGGCGACAAATAATGCCGTAATCTTTTTCTCCTTAACTTTCAAACCCGGAGCAATAAATCCCCAGACATGGTATAAAATCCATGGCATAGAAATAAACATAGAACCCATGAAGGATACCTTCATAGCTGTGAAAAAGGGTTCTGTGGGAGTTATAAAAGTAAGGTCAGCATATTTGGAAGGCAGCGGGTCTTGCAGCCACAACAAAAGAAAGTCGATAAAATAAAAACAAACACCAAAAAAGATCGCAACGACCAAAGTCACTTGCACCAATCTGTTTTTTAACTCAATCAGATGATGGGTGACTGGTATTTTTTCAGTAAAACTTATTTCTTTGACCACAAAGTCCCTCGCAAATGAAATTCTGAGCTCAAACGCAAATAAAAATTGGGAACCTGGAA containing:
- a CDS encoding cytochrome C assembly protein, whose product is MDKISFNLSLVSYLLASLGYFVYLAYRRPLVSTFAGWTVGFGLLCQTVTIGIRSSQTGHGPYTTSFEVALFLAWLMVVVYFLTEWKYKIKDLGAFVIPLVFIVLLFSAFLSKDAAMVPESEVRFWLTMHRTLSIMGYAAFSIAFAAGIMYLIQEHQVKSKKLGIMYFRMPSLEVLDDLNFKVIMVGFPLFTLGFMTGSIWNTQMNLPFFSWDLTRTLPLVVAWLIYSLVFFGRMMVGLRGKKAAQGAILGFVTVIGTYFLHIL
- the nrdR gene encoding transcriptional repressor NrdR — translated: MKCPGCSGMENKVIDSRLNKEGTVIRRRRECLSCSDRFTTYEKLERSLPLLIKKDGRREEFDRDKIIEGVRKACQKRPVSIKDIEEMVDRVEQYLQEMGEKEVSAVEVGEKVISEIYKLDDVAYVRFASVYRSFKDVNEFMVELKEVLKSKEGNKSPGDHLQ
- a CDS encoding serine hydroxymethyltransferase, which gives rise to MSLADFDPEIAQSIKDETDRENNTLEMIASENFVSAEVQEAQGSVMTNKYAEGYPGKRYYGGCEFVDTAESLAIERAKKIFSAEHANVQPHSGSQANMAVYHTVLNPGDTILGMNLSHGGHLTHGSPVNFSGYTYNVVAYGVNQETEQIDYDEVRKLAVENKPKMIIVGASAYPRVIDPVKFREIADEVGATIMTDIAHPAGLVAAGLYPSPVPHSDFVTTTTHKTLRGPRGGMILCKEKYAKEVNKKIFPGIQGGPLMHVIAAKAVAFKEALSNDFVDYQKQVIANAKCLAQFLIEQGYKIVSGGTDTHLMLVDLRPQGITGKAAEEALEQAGITVNKNTVPFETRSPFVTSGIRIGTPALTTRGMKENEMRQIGEMIVQTLEKVADDSFHIETRKKVRELCDQFPLHLELTNK
- the rpiB gene encoding ribose 5-phosphate isomerase B, translated to MKKIAIASDHGGFDLKESIIAHLLNTGWEVDDLGPHSGDSVDYPDYGIKLAEAVAEKKVERGIVICGTGIGMSIVVNRYPGIRGTLCSDLFTAKLCREHNDSNILIMGGRVIGKGLAAEIVNTWLNTDFEGGRHQRRLDKITQIDSNIKSKENL
- a CDS encoding CPBP family intramembrane metalloprotease, coding for MNILTPILVIYFAVVFPTIHLVFPGNRFIYEYWPTLYFSLALTIIILSKQVSAQQLGLKDVRKSVTIGLLLGTLPAISVPLLDSLLVSTGLSQSELFTGADMRSPDEMGFNRSLTSKLFPVIIVPFINQLFLTGLVIKNLLKTQNTGQAIISSGLLFCLFQFDFSLGNLFLGMVATGLLRLSGSVLAPVLIHAGFAIAEYLIVFHYPRLISALVFIV
- the tatC gene encoding twin-arginine translocase subunit TatC — protein: MVKEISFTEKIPVTHHLIELKNRLVQVTLVVAIFFGVCFYFIDFLLLWLQDPLPSKYADLTFITPTEPFFTAMKVSFMGSMFISMPWILYHVWGFIAPGLKVKEKKITALFVAFGTLFFLFGGLFCYFLVVPLGLKFLLNYGTEWWKMQVTIGYYFSFVVKIILAFAFAFQTPLIMVLLTKFGVVNTIKMKLYRKWAFLSTFALAAVLTPPDIITQVLLAFPLYGLYEFGVVVSRFFEDPKNRELAFKQMQAEAEANKAAKEAAKRAAMAAKSSKKARKAS